A single region of the Pieris rapae chromosome 21, ilPieRapa1.1, whole genome shotgun sequence genome encodes:
- the LOC110998109 gene encoding FAS-associated factor 2 codes for MNLEDNAMGLTTEQTDKILQFQDLTGIEDMSICRDVLQRHQWDLEVAIQEQLNIREGRPSVFATEARAPPVVHDHIAQQVFTDDSPEGPGGVTGLFRYVVNLVVSVCYSTISSVLNLLLSFIRNDDRRLVTDPLGDVMGFINSYTTRYNPHPVFYQGTYAQALNDAKNELRFLIVYLHSESAAETQNFCRNTLSDPDVISFINTHALFWGCSVDTSEGWRVAQSVGGRRYPLLCLVCVRDHRMTVVARSEGSCSPQQLINRLQRIVSENEPYLNAARADRVEREVTARLRASQDEAYAESLAADQEKERRRAAEREARAQREQDDLNKRQQEERRKQEVIEARETMAAQLPEEPKAGPEAIALLIRLPTGERLTRRFLFAHTTQDLYDFVFSHPQSPEEFEITTNFPKRAISRGPSKLIDVGLKDRDVLFVNDVNA; via the exons atgAATCTGGAAGATAATGCAATGGGTTTAACCACTGAACAAACTGACAAAATACTGCAATTTCAAGATTTAACGGGTATTGAGGATATGTCAATATGTAGAGATGTATTGCAAAGACATCAGTGGGACTTGGAG GTAGCCATACAAGAACAGCTAAATATTAGAGAAGGTAGACCTTCTGTGTTTGCAACTGAGGCACGGGCTCCACCAGTAGTCCATGATCACATAGCACAACAAGTGTTTACCGATGACTCACCAGAAGGTCCTGGTGGAGTTACAGGCCTCTTCCGCTATGTAGTCAATCTAGTTGTATCTGTGTGTTATAGTACAATATCCTCTGTATTGAACTTATTGTTAAGTTTCATAAGGAATGATGATAGAAGAT TGGTAACGGATCCACTTGGTGATGTCATGGGCTTTATCAACAGTTACACCACCAGATACAACCCACATCCTGTCTTCTACCAAGGCACATATGCTCAGGCTCTTAATGATGCCAAAAATGAACTAAGGTTCCTTATTGTATACCTACATTCAGAGTCAGCAGCAGAGACGCAAAACTTTTGCAG gAATACACTGTCAGATCCTGATGTGATCAGCTTTATAAACACACATGCCCTGTTTTGGGGCTGTTCTGTGGACACATCAGAGGGATGGAGAGTAGCTCAATCTGTGGGTGGGCGACGCTACCCATTGTTATGTCTAGTCTGTGTTCGCGATCACAGGATGACAGTTGTCGCTAGAAGCGAAGGCTCCTGTTCACCACAGCAACTAATTAATAGATTACAGAGAATTGTATCTGAGAATGAACCTTATTTAAACGCGGCAAGGGCTGATAG AGTGGAACGCGAGGTGACAGCACGTTTGCGTGCTTCCCAAGACGAAGCATATGCGGAGTCTTTGGCCGCTGACCAAGAGAAAGAGAGACGTCGGGCCGCCGAGAGGGAAGCCAGGGCCCAGAGGGAACAGGACGACTTGAACAAGCGCCAACAGGAGGAGAGGAGGAAGCAGGAG GTGATAGAAGCTCGTGAAACAATGGCTGCTCAACTGCCCGAAGAGCCCAAAGCAGGTCCTGAAGCTATAGCCCTGCTCATAAGACTGCCCACCGGCGAGAGGCTAACTCGACGATTCCTATTCGCTCACACCACTCAG GATCTATACGACTTCGTGTTCAGTCATCCACAATCACCCGAAgaatttgaaataacaacaaaTTTTCCAAAGCGCGCCATTTCTCGCGGTCCTTCAAAACTTATTGACGTGGGCTTGAAAGATCGTGACGTTCTATTTGTTAACGATGTCAATGCATAA